In Streptomyces sp. NBC_00448, the following are encoded in one genomic region:
- a CDS encoding GntR family transcriptional regulator, whose translation MGHLSSRSAIPVRENLRDQVANALRAALVAGELRPGVVYSAPTLAVDLGVSATPVREAMLDLAREGLVEAVRNKGFRITEVTERELDEYTEIRELIEVPTIGRVTAVAGAEQLEALRPLAEEVVQGARRHDLIAYLEADRRFHLGLLGLAGNAHLVQVVGDLRKRSRLYGLTALDAKGRLVESAEEHLELLDLMLAGDVEGAQACMRRHLGNVRSLWADAPEGAPSAGLDRGTS comes from the coding sequence ATGGGTCATTTGTCGTCTCGCAGTGCCATTCCGGTGCGGGAGAACCTGCGCGACCAGGTGGCCAACGCTCTGCGTGCCGCTCTCGTCGCGGGGGAGCTGCGGCCTGGTGTGGTGTATTCCGCGCCCACCCTCGCCGTCGATCTCGGGGTGTCGGCCACGCCGGTGCGGGAGGCGATGCTCGATCTGGCCCGGGAGGGGCTGGTCGAGGCGGTGCGGAACAAGGGTTTCCGGATCACGGAGGTCACCGAGCGGGAACTGGACGAGTACACCGAGATCCGCGAGCTGATCGAGGTTCCGACGATCGGACGTGTCACGGCCGTGGCCGGCGCCGAGCAGTTGGAGGCGCTGCGCCCGCTGGCCGAGGAGGTCGTCCAGGGTGCCCGGCGGCATGACCTGATCGCGTATCTGGAGGCGGACCGGCGCTTCCACCTCGGGTTGCTGGGCCTTGCCGGCAACGCCCACCTCGTCCAGGTGGTGGGCGACCTCCGCAAGCGCTCGCGGCTGTACGGGCTCACCGCGCTGGACGCGAAGGGCCGCCTGGTGGAGTCCGCCGAGGAGCACCTCGAACTGCTCGACCTCATGCTCGCCGGGGACGTCGAGGGCGCGCAGGCGTGCATGCGGCGCCACCTCGGCAACGTCCGCTCCCTGTGGGCCGACGCCCCGGAGGGGGCCCCGTCCGCCGGGCTCGATCGCGGCACGAGCTGA
- a CDS encoding helix-turn-helix transcriptional regulator: protein MSNTRYSELGGFLRSRRERIRPEEVGLAPGPRRRVPGLRRDEVAVLAGASVEYYTELERGAGSQPSDQMLAALARALRLSRDERDHLYRLANRPIPPQGGTASHVHPAMLDLLTRIDGTPAMVSTDLHTVLVQNPLALAMLGDLSAHHGRAASFIHRWFTDPASRQIYPQEDLAPQSRSFVADLRAAVGRRSPGDAEATDLVDELLQRSPEFQALWADQDVEVRRDERKRIVHPTVGLLDLDCLSLFSEDSRQRLLWFTPRAGTGTAEKLALLTVVGTQAMRAEPVR, encoded by the coding sequence ATGTCGAACACGAGGTACTCCGAACTCGGCGGCTTCCTGCGTTCGCGACGCGAGCGGATTCGCCCCGAGGAGGTCGGGCTCGCGCCCGGCCCGCGGCGCCGCGTCCCCGGTCTGCGTCGCGACGAGGTCGCCGTTCTGGCCGGCGCCTCGGTGGAGTACTACACCGAGCTCGAGCGCGGTGCCGGCTCGCAGCCCTCCGACCAGATGCTCGCCGCGCTCGCCCGCGCCCTGCGCCTCAGTCGCGACGAACGCGACCACCTGTACCGGTTGGCGAACCGCCCGATCCCGCCCCAGGGCGGGACGGCGTCGCACGTCCACCCTGCGATGCTCGATTTGCTGACACGAATCGACGGGACCCCGGCGATGGTGAGCACCGACCTGCACACCGTCCTGGTCCAGAACCCGCTCGCCCTCGCGATGCTCGGCGACCTGTCCGCGCACCACGGCCGCGCGGCGAGCTTCATCCACCGATGGTTCACCGACCCGGCCTCGCGGCAGATCTACCCGCAGGAGGACCTCGCCCCGCAGTCACGCTCGTTCGTCGCCGACCTGCGCGCGGCAGTCGGGCGACGCAGCCCGGGCGACGCCGAGGCGACCGACCTGGTGGACGAGCTGCTGCAGCGGTCGCCGGAGTTCCAGGCGCTGTGGGCCGACCAGGACGTGGAGGTGCGCAGAGACGAGCGCAAGCGGATCGTCCACCCCACCGTCGGCTTGCTCGACCTCGACTGCCTCAGCCTCTTCAGCGAGGACAGCCGCCAGCGGTTGCTCTGGTTCACCCCGCGCGCCGGGACCGGCACCGCCGAGAAGCTCGCGCTGCTGACCGTCGTGGGCACGCAGGCGATGCGAGCCGAACCAGTCCGTTGA
- a CDS encoding phosphotransferase — protein MTDRGLPDVGTIEAVLASHEGAWAAGTRVLSVRDLSPGLGQAAVLGVSATAPDGRPSRWIVKIPGWGHRSLLDSRDGQLDRREAHFFGSGIPAALPSGLATPPDAIVVRHDGRVWMVMRDIGAALHRPWTPAAATTAALRTAQLYVPGALEPGLLDAPWLERDGHAAYTHHVPAGRDNLDALAHEPQLKALFTRKQVHALHTCLDAAAELNSRAATLPGTLVHGDLTPRNAGLDTDGALVLIDWEHVGVGPVGFDLGTFVSLYRVFGGHGELDERALLADYGQALSDLAGTELRHSAALGFATVHLTWGLHLRLGPGLTAVRRGFHRENPGELAAHLDDIRSGCLRALSWAPAAGVSAGDGSGLGAT, from the coding sequence ATGACCGACCGTGGCCTGCCCGATGTCGGCACGATCGAGGCCGTCCTGGCATCTCATGAGGGCGCGTGGGCAGCCGGAACGCGGGTGCTCTCGGTGCGGGACCTGTCGCCGGGGCTGGGACAGGCAGCGGTTCTCGGGGTGAGCGCCACGGCTCCGGACGGTCGCCCGTCCCGGTGGATCGTCAAGATCCCCGGTTGGGGCCACCGGTCCCTGCTCGACTCGCGTGATGGTCAACTGGACCGCCGCGAAGCCCACTTCTTCGGCAGCGGCATCCCCGCTGCGCTGCCCAGCGGCCTGGCCACACCGCCGGACGCGATCGTGGTGCGGCACGACGGGCGCGTGTGGATGGTGATGCGCGACATCGGTGCCGCCCTGCACCGGCCCTGGACTCCCGCCGCCGCCACAACGGCTGCGCTGCGCACCGCGCAGCTGTACGTCCCAGGGGCCTTGGAGCCCGGCCTCCTCGACGCCCCCTGGCTGGAGCGCGACGGCCATGCCGCGTACACCCACCACGTCCCGGCCGGTCGCGACAACCTCGACGCCCTTGCCCACGAGCCGCAGCTCAAGGCGCTGTTCACCCGCAAGCAGGTCCACGCCCTGCACACCTGCCTGGACGCGGCCGCGGAGCTGAACTCGCGCGCCGCCACGCTGCCCGGCACTCTCGTCCACGGCGATCTCACGCCACGCAATGCCGGCCTGGACACGGACGGTGCCCTCGTCCTCATCGACTGGGAACACGTCGGCGTCGGCCCGGTGGGCTTCGACCTGGGCACCTTCGTCTCCCTCTACCGCGTCTTCGGCGGCCACGGCGAGCTGGACGAGCGAGCCCTCCTTGCGGACTACGGCCAAGCCCTCAGCGACCTGGCCGGCACCGAACTGCGCCACTCCGCCGCCCTGGGCTTCGCCACCGTCCACCTCACCTGGGGACTGCACCTGCGTCTCGGCCCCGGCCTGACGGCGGTACGCCGGGGCTTCCACCGCGAGAACCCGGGAGAACTCGCCGCACACCTCGACGACATCCGCTCGGGATGCCTGCGTGCCCTGTCCTGGGCACCCGCGGCGGGAGTATCCGCCGGGGATGGCAGTGGGCTGGGGGCAACGTGA
- a CDS encoding ROK family transcriptional regulator, which translates to MTDATGPVSARRMRTRELLLGVLAEHDTVSRAELSRLTGLSRSAVGAGVAALLAEGLATEGAGSPAAAGRGRRAGLVSLRPAAGVVVGIDFGHAHITAAVATAAGEILAERTDELDVDGRPNDALDSAAGLVHQALEDAGQRLELVLGIAAGIPGPLDVRTQVVRAPTILSDWVGLDPADELGRRLGHPVSVGNDADMGARGERAFGAGRGLDDFLYIKASHGIGAGIVLAGRTYRGSTGIAGEIGHTQLPGATSWCRCGSRGCLETVVSITEVRRQLTHVLKTGAGDVSTVLPPLAELAPNSAAARVVTDAGRTIGRVLADLVNCLNPAAIVLGGELGTAGAPLVAGVRESVDRYAQPASAQAVSVRSGLLGQRAELLGAMATAAAVRAGGAAG; encoded by the coding sequence ATGACAGATGCGACCGGGCCGGTCTCGGCGCGCCGGATGCGGACGCGCGAACTGCTCCTCGGGGTCCTCGCCGAGCACGACACGGTCAGCCGCGCCGAACTCAGCCGGCTGACCGGGCTGTCCCGCAGCGCGGTCGGCGCGGGCGTGGCCGCGCTGCTCGCGGAGGGGCTGGCCACCGAGGGCGCCGGGTCGCCGGCCGCCGCCGGACGCGGACGGCGGGCGGGGCTGGTGAGTCTGCGGCCGGCCGCGGGGGTGGTGGTCGGCATCGACTTCGGGCACGCGCACATCACGGCCGCGGTGGCCACCGCGGCCGGGGAGATCCTGGCGGAGCGCACCGACGAACTCGACGTGGACGGGCGGCCCAACGACGCGCTCGACTCCGCGGCCGGCCTGGTCCACCAGGCCCTGGAGGACGCCGGGCAGCGGCTGGAGCTGGTGCTGGGCATCGCCGCGGGCATCCCCGGGCCGCTCGACGTACGGACCCAGGTGGTCCGGGCGCCCACGATCCTCTCGGACTGGGTGGGCCTCGATCCCGCCGACGAACTCGGCCGCAGGCTCGGGCATCCGGTGAGCGTGGGCAACGACGCGGACATGGGCGCGCGGGGGGAGCGGGCCTTCGGCGCGGGCCGGGGGCTCGACGACTTCCTCTACATCAAGGCGTCGCACGGCATCGGCGCCGGCATCGTGCTGGCCGGCCGCACCTACCGGGGATCGACGGGCATCGCGGGCGAGATCGGGCACACCCAGCTGCCGGGTGCGACGAGTTGGTGCCGGTGCGGCAGCCGCGGCTGCCTGGAGACGGTGGTGTCCATCACCGAGGTGCGGCGCCAGCTCACGCACGTGCTCAAGACCGGTGCGGGGGACGTCTCGACGGTGCTCCCGCCGCTGGCCGAACTGGCTCCCAACTCGGCGGCGGCCCGCGTGGTCACGGACGCCGGCCGCACCATCGGGCGGGTGCTGGCCGACCTGGTCAACTGCCTCAACCCGGCGGCGATCGTGCTCGGCGGTGAACTGGGCACGGCGGGGGCCCCGTTGGTGGCGGGCGTCCGCGAGTCCGTCGACCGCTACGCGCAGCCCGCCAGCGCGCAGGCGGTCAGCGTGCGGAGCGGGTTGCTGGGGCAGCGTGCGGAGTTGCTGGGGGCGATGGCGACGGCGGCGGCGGTGCGGGCGGGGGGCGCGGCGGGGTGA
- a CDS encoding glycoside hydrolase family 3 C-terminal domain-containing protein — translation MKRFRTSRRRRAAAVATAAAALVAGLALSPTGVSPAAAAGTDGPNPACPWVGSTAPVNTRTAQVLSKMTLDDKIAMVHGSAAGPYTGLVPGNSRLCIPALKMQDGPTGVRMSDTTQLPAAANVAASFDPSVARSYGSVIGAEDKAKGVDVDLGPTINIVRDPRWGRAFESYSEDPYLTGQMGAADIEGIQGQDVMAQVKHWAVYNQETNRNTPSDNVIIDDRTVREIYTSAFGAVVAQSDPASAMCSYSTVNGTDACASAYLDSILKDDFGLKGFITSDWGGTHSTVATANAGMDMQMPDASYFGAALKTAVQNGQVAQSRLDDMVTRILREQFRFGFFEHPSKDTPDADASTAAHVDTARKAAEAGTVLLKNSGGVLPLNSRTVKSIAVLGDGAGVDTMTAGGGSASVGGTGTVTPYDGIKARAGAGTTVSYAQGGSGPGGELPAIDSSYLTPASGSGHGLQGDYYTNTTLAGDPAATTTDPQVDFKWNGQAPAAGVSGGSFSAKWTGTITPPATGTYTLGITSDDGSRLFIDGKQLIDNWRDQGSTTQTAQVDLTAGKPVQVEMDYYQSGGDAVAELGWTPPGAGSPLDQAVALAAKSDVAVVYANDFESEGSDLKNIDLPADQNKLISAVAAVNPNTVVVLNTGSAVTMPWLDQVKGVLEAWYPGQQAGNAIASLLFGDVNPSGKLPVTFPTSLDQVPASTAAQFPGVNGTVDYSEGLNVGYRWYDTNKLTPLFPFGYGLSYTSFGFSNLRVGHTLSEKGTVPASVEVTNTGSREGAEVAQLYLTDPSSTGEPARQLKGFQKVDLKPHQSKRVTFEISAQGASYWSTDAQAWELATGKYTVQVGDSSRALPLSGAFQVTRNSGPRFTKVSAPATADGGGTLSVKTTFTNDSTQSVSQAATQLTVPAGWTKKAATAATFRKVPAGASATTTWQVTVPAGTGGGAATLAATTAYSGSRGLPPGTGKATVQIAYADLAAARDTVGVTDDADQAPGNLDGKGYSFSTQALASVGVTPGGEVTAGGATFTWPDVPAGQADAVTTGGQLVSQSGSGSALSLLTVGTNGTQTGKVTVTYTDGTASTSTLNVSDWYSNAAGSGCTLVVTTPHWNRPAGSTNPADQKVSLYAASVPLSSGKQVRYVTLPSNPELHVFATAIS, via the coding sequence GTGAAACGATTCAGAACGTCCCGCAGACGGCGGGCCGCGGCCGTGGCAACCGCCGCCGCCGCCCTGGTCGCCGGGCTCGCACTCTCCCCCACCGGGGTCTCCCCCGCCGCCGCGGCCGGCACCGACGGCCCCAACCCGGCCTGCCCGTGGGTGGGTTCGACCGCGCCGGTGAACACGCGTACGGCGCAGGTGCTGTCGAAGATGACCCTCGACGACAAGATCGCGATGGTGCACGGCTCCGCCGCGGGCCCGTACACCGGGCTGGTCCCCGGCAACAGCCGGCTGTGCATCCCCGCGCTGAAGATGCAGGACGGCCCGACCGGCGTCCGGATGAGCGACACCACGCAGTTGCCGGCCGCGGCGAACGTGGCCGCGTCGTTCGACCCGTCGGTGGCGCGGTCCTACGGCTCGGTGATCGGCGCCGAGGACAAGGCCAAGGGCGTCGACGTCGACCTCGGTCCGACGATCAACATCGTCCGCGACCCGCGCTGGGGCCGGGCGTTCGAGTCGTACAGCGAGGACCCGTACCTGACCGGGCAGATGGGCGCCGCGGACATCGAGGGCATCCAGGGGCAGGACGTGATGGCCCAGGTCAAGCACTGGGCGGTGTACAACCAGGAGACCAACAGGAACACGCCGTCTGACAACGTTATCATCGACGACCGCACCGTCCGGGAGATCTACACCAGCGCGTTCGGCGCGGTGGTGGCGCAGTCCGACCCGGCGTCGGCGATGTGCTCGTACTCCACGGTCAACGGCACCGACGCGTGCGCGAGCGCCTACCTGGACTCGATCCTCAAGGACGACTTCGGCCTCAAGGGGTTCATCACCTCCGACTGGGGCGGCACGCACAGCACGGTCGCCACGGCCAACGCCGGTATGGACATGCAGATGCCGGACGCCTCGTACTTCGGCGCCGCGCTCAAGACCGCCGTGCAGAACGGCCAGGTGGCGCAGAGCCGGCTGGACGACATGGTCACCCGCATCCTGCGCGAGCAGTTCCGCTTCGGGTTCTTCGAGCACCCGTCCAAGGACACCCCGGACGCCGACGCGTCCACGGCCGCGCACGTCGACACCGCGCGGAAGGCCGCCGAGGCCGGCACCGTCCTGCTGAAGAACTCCGGCGGCGTGCTGCCGCTGAACTCCCGCACGGTGAAGTCGATCGCGGTGCTCGGCGACGGCGCCGGCGTGGACACCATGACCGCGGGCGGCGGCAGCGCGTCCGTCGGCGGCACCGGCACCGTCACCCCGTACGACGGGATCAAGGCGCGGGCCGGCGCCGGGACCACCGTGTCCTACGCCCAGGGCGGCAGCGGCCCCGGCGGTGAGCTGCCGGCCATCGACAGCTCGTACCTGACGCCGGCGTCCGGCAGCGGCCACGGGCTGCAGGGCGACTACTACACCAACACCACGCTGGCCGGGGACCCGGCGGCGACCACGACCGACCCGCAGGTCGACTTCAAGTGGAACGGCCAGGCGCCCGCCGCGGGCGTGTCCGGTGGTTCGTTCTCCGCCAAGTGGACCGGCACGATCACCCCGCCGGCCACCGGCACGTACACGCTCGGGATCACCAGTGACGACGGCAGCCGGCTGTTCATCGACGGCAAGCAGCTCATCGACAACTGGCGGGACCAGGGCAGCACCACGCAGACCGCGCAGGTGGACCTGACCGCGGGCAAGCCGGTGCAGGTCGAGATGGACTACTACCAGTCCGGCGGCGACGCCGTCGCCGAGCTGGGCTGGACGCCGCCGGGTGCGGGCAGCCCGCTGGACCAGGCGGTCGCGCTCGCGGCCAAGTCCGACGTGGCGGTCGTCTACGCCAACGACTTCGAGAGCGAGGGCAGCGACCTGAAGAACATCGACCTGCCCGCCGACCAGAACAAGCTGATCTCCGCGGTCGCGGCGGTCAACCCGAACACCGTGGTCGTGCTGAACACCGGCTCGGCCGTGACCATGCCCTGGCTGGACCAGGTCAAGGGCGTGCTGGAGGCGTGGTACCCGGGCCAGCAGGCGGGCAACGCGATCGCGTCGCTGCTCTTCGGTGACGTGAACCCGTCGGGCAAGCTGCCGGTCACCTTCCCCACGTCGCTGGACCAGGTGCCGGCCTCGACTGCGGCGCAGTTCCCGGGCGTGAACGGCACGGTGGACTACTCCGAGGGCCTGAACGTCGGCTACCGGTGGTACGACACGAACAAGCTGACGCCGCTCTTCCCGTTCGGCTACGGCCTGTCCTACACGTCGTTCGGCTTCTCGAACCTGCGGGTGGGCCACACGCTCAGCGAGAAGGGCACCGTGCCGGCGAGCGTGGAGGTGACCAACACCGGCAGCCGCGAGGGCGCCGAGGTCGCGCAGCTCTACCTGACCGACCCGTCCTCGACCGGCGAACCGGCCCGCCAGCTCAAGGGGTTCCAGAAGGTCGACCTCAAGCCGCACCAGAGCAAGCGGGTGACCTTCGAGATCAGCGCGCAGGGCGCGTCGTACTGGAGCACCGACGCGCAGGCGTGGGAGCTGGCCACCGGCAAGTACACCGTGCAGGTCGGCGACTCCTCGCGGGCCCTGCCGCTGTCGGGCGCCTTCCAGGTCACCAGGAACTCGGGGCCGCGCTTCACCAAGGTCTCGGCGCCGGCCACCGCTGACGGCGGCGGCACCCTGTCGGTGAAGACCACGTTCACCAACGACTCGACGCAGAGCGTGAGTCAGGCCGCCACCCAGCTCACCGTGCCGGCCGGCTGGACGAAGAAGGCGGCCACCGCCGCCACCTTCCGCAAGGTGCCCGCGGGCGCCTCGGCCACCACCACCTGGCAGGTCACGGTGCCGGCCGGGACCGGGGGCGGTGCGGCCACCCTCGCCGCCACCACCGCCTACAGCGGCTCCCGCGGCCTGCCGCCGGGAACCGGCAAGGCGACCGTGCAGATCGCCTACGCCGACCTCGCCGCGGCCCGCGACACGGTGGGCGTCACCGACGACGCCGACCAGGCCCCCGGCAACCTCGACGGGAAGGGCTACAGCTTCTCCACGCAGGCGCTGGCGTCGGTCGGCGTCACGCCCGGCGGCGAGGTGACCGCCGGCGGCGCGACGTTCACCTGGCCCGACGTGCCGGCCGGCCAGGCCGACGCGGTCACCACCGGCGGCCAGCTCGTCAGCCAGTCCGGCTCCGGCTCGGCGCTGTCGCTCCTGACCGTCGGCACCAACGGCACCCAGACCGGCAAGGTGACCGTCACCTACACCGACGGCACCGCCTCCACGTCGACCCTGAACGTCTCCGACTGGTACAGCAACGCCGCGGGCAGCGGCTGCACGCTGGTCGTCACCACCCCGCACTGGAACCGGCCGGCGGGCAGCACCAACCCCGCCGACCAGAAGGTCAGCCTGTACGCGGCGTCCGTGCCGCTCAGCAGCGGGAAGCAGGTGCGGTACGTGACGCTGCCGAGCAACCCCGAGTTGCACGTCTTCGCCACCGCCATCAGCTGA
- a CDS encoding 4-hydroxybenzoate 3-monooxygenase — protein MLASRDAQVVVVGAGPAGLVLGNLLRAAGVTCVIVERQSRAHVERRARAGFLAPHSVRVLEENGLAAGLRARGERHDTCAFRGEHGQFELNYGALGHRQPLTVYPQQDLVADLITAFLDRGGEIRFDTAVTGLHGIDTDRPSVECAGPDGTAFRLSGAYLAGCDGRHGVARRALPAGAAREYRRYHGVTWLAILAQAPPSMAAVTYAVHDRGFAGHMARSSTVTRYYLQVPRGEDPEEWGERRIWDELAVRMRTAQYEPLHEGPILERTTVDLSSEVREPLQHGRLFLAGDAAALISPSAAKGANLAIMAADTLARALVDALVGDDPRGLARYSRDCLPRLWHAQEFSHWMINLLHGPAGDDDEAVFQRALQRARLMSLRDLRSHQDYFAENYVGI, from the coding sequence ATGCTCGCGTCCAGGGACGCCCAGGTGGTGGTGGTCGGCGCCGGGCCCGCGGGACTGGTGCTCGGCAACCTGCTGCGGGCGGCGGGCGTCACGTGCGTGATCGTGGAGCGGCAGAGCCGCGCGCACGTGGAACGGCGGGCCCGGGCGGGGTTCCTGGCGCCCCACAGCGTCCGCGTCCTGGAGGAGAACGGGCTCGCCGCGGGGTTGCGGGCCCGCGGGGAGCGCCATGACACGTGTGCCTTCCGCGGCGAGCACGGGCAGTTCGAGCTGAACTACGGAGCGCTGGGGCACCGTCAGCCGCTGACGGTCTACCCGCAGCAGGACCTGGTCGCCGACCTGATCACCGCGTTCCTGGACCGCGGCGGCGAGATCCGCTTCGACACGGCGGTGACCGGGCTGCACGGCATCGACACCGACCGGCCGTCGGTGGAGTGCGCCGGTCCCGACGGGACGGCCTTCCGGCTGTCCGGGGCGTACCTGGCCGGGTGCGACGGCCGGCACGGCGTCGCCCGGCGCGCGCTGCCCGCCGGCGCGGCCCGCGAGTACCGGCGGTATCACGGCGTGACCTGGCTGGCGATCCTGGCGCAGGCGCCGCCGAGCATGGCCGCGGTGACCTACGCCGTGCACGACCGCGGGTTCGCCGGCCACATGGCACGCAGCTCCACGGTCACCCGCTACTACCTCCAGGTGCCGCGCGGCGAGGACCCCGAGGAGTGGGGCGAGCGGCGGATCTGGGACGAACTGGCCGTCAGGATGCGCACCGCGCAGTACGAGCCCCTGCACGAGGGGCCGATCCTGGAGCGGACGACCGTGGATCTGAGTTCCGAGGTCCGTGAACCCCTCCAGCACGGGCGGCTGTTCCTGGCCGGCGACGCCGCCGCCCTGATCAGCCCGTCCGCCGCCAAGGGCGCCAACCTCGCCATCATGGCAGCGGACACGCTGGCCAGGGCGCTCGTCGACGCGCTGGTCGGGGACGACCCGCGCGGGCTCGCCCGGTACTCGCGGGACTGCCTGCCGCGCCTGTGGCACGCCCAGGAGTTCTCGCACTGGATGATCAACCTTCTGCACGGCCCTGCCGGCGACGACGACGAAGCCGTCTTCCAGCGCGCGCTGCAACGCGCGCGGCTGATGAGCCTGCGGGATCTGCGCAGCCACCAGGACTACTTCGCCGAGAACTACGTCGGCATCTGA
- a CDS encoding LysR family transcriptional regulator has product MELELRHLRMLCTIADTMSLGRTATVLGCSQPAVSNQLKRIERLMGEDLFVRGSSGVTPTGFGVEVVVQAREVVALADAIGRRSTAGRPGADRVLRLAATNTPILPGMLQRARAVLPTLAAQVSSVYSSAEIVELIEDGKVDVGVAVDYPGRELAHSAALARRGIVTEPSFVALPTTHPARGRLDVPLIELAGDAWFLTPDDGAGWPGVCYDAFRAAGFTPPTVHEFLGDRDELQRMIADGLGISIVQATCRPIPGVIVKPLAGTPLWCRYVLVWHRERVSGEVAETVFRAALAAYEELIARAPHFQAWAARHYRTPRT; this is encoded by the coding sequence ATGGAACTCGAACTCCGACACCTGCGGATGCTGTGCACGATCGCCGACACGATGAGCCTCGGCAGAACCGCCACCGTCCTGGGGTGCTCGCAGCCCGCGGTCAGCAACCAGCTGAAGCGCATCGAGCGGCTGATGGGCGAGGACCTGTTCGTCAGGGGCAGTTCCGGGGTGACACCGACGGGCTTCGGGGTCGAGGTGGTGGTGCAGGCGCGCGAGGTGGTGGCGCTGGCCGACGCGATCGGGCGGCGGTCCACCGCCGGCCGGCCCGGGGCCGACCGGGTGCTGCGGCTGGCCGCGACGAACACGCCGATCCTGCCCGGCATGCTGCAGCGGGCGCGCGCCGTCCTGCCGACCCTCGCCGCGCAGGTGAGCAGCGTGTACTCCTCGGCCGAGATCGTCGAGCTGATCGAGGACGGCAAGGTGGACGTCGGCGTCGCGGTCGACTACCCGGGACGCGAGTTGGCGCACTCCGCGGCCCTGGCCCGCCGAGGGATCGTCACCGAGCCCAGTTTCGTGGCCCTGCCCACCACGCACCCGGCCCGCGGCCGGCTGGACGTGCCGCTGATCGAACTCGCCGGTGACGCCTGGTTCCTGACCCCCGACGACGGTGCCGGCTGGCCCGGTGTCTGCTACGACGCCTTCCGGGCGGCCGGCTTCACCCCGCCGACGGTGCATGAATTCCTCGGCGACCGGGACGAGTTGCAGCGGATGATCGCGGACGGGCTGGGGATCTCCATCGTCCAGGCGACGTGCCGGCCGATTCCCGGGGTGATCGTCAAGCCCCTGGCCGGCACGCCCCTGTGGTGCCGCTACGTACTGGTGTGGCATCGCGAGCGGGTGTCCGGCGAGGTCGCGGAGACCGTCTTCCGCGCGGCCCTGGCCGCCTACGAGGAACTCATCGCCCGGGCACCGCACTTCCAGGCGTGGGCCGCCCGCCACTACCGGACCCCGCGGACGTGA
- a CDS encoding SDR family oxidoreductase has translation MNASLTDTPTGSGAAPVAGKTVLITGGTSGIGAATARLLLARGHRVAVTGRDPGRLKAFLDEVGHADRVLGLVADASDWDATNTVVTSTVERFGSLDAAIANAGGASADHFRTGSAGVVDDGDPELWAPMVLANVLGPALLAKAALPHLERSRGRLVLLGSVAGIKNSPGNLYSATKWAVVGFAENLRLHATTRGIGVTVVNPGMIDTAFWHGQAPPIAMSPDSVAEAIGFALDQPAGVDLNTVTIRPIGQPV, from the coding sequence ATGAACGCCTCACTCACTGACACACCCACCGGCTCCGGCGCAGCGCCGGTCGCCGGAAAGACGGTCCTGATCACCGGTGGCACGAGCGGGATCGGCGCCGCGACCGCTCGGCTCCTGCTCGCGCGTGGCCACCGGGTCGCCGTCACCGGGCGCGACCCGGGTCGGCTCAAGGCCTTCCTCGACGAGGTCGGCCACGCGGACCGCGTCCTGGGCCTGGTAGCGGATGCCTCCGACTGGGACGCCACGAACACGGTGGTCACCAGCACGGTGGAGCGCTTCGGGTCGCTCGACGCGGCGATCGCGAACGCGGGCGGCGCGTCCGCGGATCACTTCCGGACGGGCAGTGCCGGCGTCGTCGACGACGGCGATCCGGAGCTGTGGGCTCCGATGGTGCTCGCCAACGTGCTCGGCCCGGCTCTGCTGGCCAAGGCGGCCCTGCCTCACCTCGAACGGTCCCGCGGCCGGCTGGTGCTCCTCGGCAGCGTCGCCGGGATCAAGAACAGCCCGGGGAACCTCTACTCCGCCACGAAGTGGGCAGTGGTCGGCTTCGCCGAGAACCTCCGCCTGCACGCCACGACCCGCGGCATCGGAGTCACGGTCGTGAACCCGGGCATGATCGACACCGCGTTCTGGCACGGCCAGGCTCCCCCCATCGCGATGAGCCCGGATTCCGTGGCCGAGGCGATCGGCTTCGCCCTCGACCAGCCGGCAGGCGTCGACCTCAACACGGTGACGATCCGTCCGATCGGCCAGCCCGTCTGA